A region of the Leptospira venezuelensis genome:
CTTAATTGGATGCCGTCTAACGACCAAGGTTTGACGACGTTCCGCGAGTCTGACGGACTTGGCGCGAGGCTTGCTTAGCAAGACGAGTGACAATGCAAAATGTGCCGAAGGCCAAGCGAGAGTCGCGGAGCGATCTCGAAGCGATGCGTCAGAACCGATAGTTAGGCGACGGCTCTGCAGCTAATACAACAAAATTAAGCCACGGATGGCGTTAGTAATTATTTAGGAGCATAATGCTCCGTATATAAATCCAGAACCTTTTTTATCATCGTCTGATAAGGCACACCAGATCTTTTAGATTCCTTTTTAAAGAACGAAATACTCTTTTTACTTAAGACTATAGTTATTCTGGAATTGTCCTCTTTCAAAACGAGCTTACTCGGAGGAGGTAGAAAATCATCAACTACTATAGAAGATTTGATAGAAGATGATATAGATACTGGCGCATCAGTGTATTTTATTTTCTTTTTCATAAACTTTCTTACCTTGTCTCCAATAACCTGCCCCAAAGATTCGGATCTTGTTATTTCTAACAGTAAATCTTACTGTCGAAACATGCGAATCAATGAGACCAAAGCAATAATATCTCTTTTCAGATTCAGAAGAATGAGTAACATCTAAAGTAATAACCCTGTTTGGGTCCAAGAATGCCCGTTGAGCCTCAAAGAAATCAATTCCATGTTTCCGCAGATTTTCTTCGTTCTTTGCAGGGTCCCATTCAAACTCCATCTACATAGAGAATAGGCGCTGGCTATATCTTTGTCAATACATATAATTATACATATTTTTATGTGTATTTAAAAATTAAGAACTTGTAGATAAGGCGGGCACGGAAGCCCGCAAAACTTAAAAACAATGTCGTGCAGAGCTGTTCGCCTAACGACCAAGGTGTTCCGACGTTTGCGAGGGCACGAGTTTGCTCTACAAGGCGAGTGACAGAAGCAAATGTGGCGAAGCCCAAGCAAGGGTCGCAAAGCGATCCCGCAGCGACGCGGAAGCACCGATAGTTATGCGACGTCGCAATTAAAATAAACAATTAATTACTTTATCAAGATAACGACAGTTTGAAGGAAAATACGGATACTTTAATTCAGATTTAATCTCTTTCCAGTAGGTTTGCGCTACTTGTTTCCTATTAACAGCATATCCCACTGAATCATTAGCTTTACAATCCTTTTCAAGTAAGGACTTGTTAAATTTCATATCCGATAAGTATTTATCACCATTATAATCTTTTTGGTACGTAAGTTTTTTAATTTGGTATTCCGATTGAAAATCAGACTTCGGCAAAAACCCGGCAAATTTTCCATATGAATCTTGAACTCCAATATACAAGGGAGTAAGGACAATACCAGCATCTGAATTTTTAACTTCGCCAATCTTAATTAGTAAAGGTTGTTCGTATTGTTTACCCTTGAGTTCTAAAGATCCAGCCCACCCTGGCCATATTTCCATAGAATAAAATAATTCTTCGTTGAGATAATACTTCGTACCTTCTGGAACTTCTGTAAAAACATTACATACAATAGATTGAGGACTCAAAATTTTCTTAAATGACTCTTCTATCAGAGTGTCCTTTTTATCAATCCAACATTCGTGATTTGCAATTTTCACGAGATGATCTTTGTCTACTTTTTCAATTTTAAGTATATCTCCGAAATTAAAGCTCTTTTTATCTGTTCGATAGTTGTTTTGATTGGGTTTACAAGAGACATTTTCTTTAACTATGATCGCGATCCTCATCTCGAAAGATTCAGTTAGTTCCTCTTTATGGCAACCCATTAGTAACATAATAAATAGAATGATCTTTTTTATCATAAAATATTTTGCGATGTCCGCATAACGACCAAGGTTTGACGACGTTCCGCGAGTCCGAAGGACTTGGCACGAGGCTTGCTTCGCAAGACGAGTGCCAAAGCGGAATGTGCCGAAGGCCAAGCGAGAGTCGCGTAGCGATCTCGAAGCGCAGCGGAAGCACCGATAGTTAGACGCCGTAATTATTACTTAACTATTTCAAATCAAAAAAGCAGAAATCATCATTGCTTACTGCCTTTGAGAATCGCGAGAAGCCTGGAATCGGGTTTAGATCTTTAACTTGCAAATTAAATTTCATATGATCATCCTTTAACAATATTTCTCCCACACAAACAAGTTTAAGATCAAGTTTTCCATATTCTTTAAGTTTATCGGATAAGCCACATTCGTTAATACAAATTTGCTTAGGTTGCTTTCTTTCATAAAGGCAAGCACCCAGACATTCTCCCCCTTCGATAATTGCACAAGGCGCTTCAAAATTTATAACATTTGTCTCAATTGACCATTTCCCTTTTTCAATTGATAACCTTTCCGATACTCCGTAAACAGGGAAAATGTCAGATTTCATTATTGTATGATCTTTAAGAAACTTTAAACCGTGAGACTCTTGAGTATCATCAAAGCATTCTGAACCTTGACCCAAACAACCTCCTCTGAAATTAATCGGGAAATTTTGTTTACTAAGCTTCGAACAAGAAGCTGCCTTCTTAGTTTCAGTAAGGGAGGGCTC
Encoded here:
- a CDS encoding BrnT family toxin; amino-acid sequence: MEFEWDPAKNEENLRKHGIDFFEAQRAFLDPNRVITLDVTHSSESEKRYYCFGLIDSHVSTVRFTVRNNKIRIFGAGYWRQGKKVYEKENKIH